In the Flavobacterium sp. 90 genome, GTTAGTTTGTTGAGTTGTTAATTTTTCAGTTCTTGTTATCAGTTGGTATATTTTGGTTCCTTTACTAAATAACCATAAATCTTTTTTTGTAGTAATTGTTTTTTTTAGTTCTGTATCATAATATAGCCATCCATTTTTATTTTTCCATTGTGATGACAGAAATGAATTTAAAATACAGCGATAATTTTCTACGACCAGCTTTCCTATATTTTGATCCCCAGAATCATCAATAAGGGAAAAATTTGTGTTTCCAAATATTTTAATTTTTTTATCGGTAAGATCTGCAAGCTCTTCTAAGAATTCAGGTTTGTTGGCTTCATTACATGCAACCGAAAAGAATGCTCCATTATCCAGTATGGCTCCTATTAACATTTTTAAACCCAAAAATGTTTTAATTTTTAATTCATCAGGGCCATTTTTAGCAAACATAAGTTTAGACTTTTCAAGAATTTTTGTAGCATATGCCTCATTTATTTCTTTTGGAATTTCAGTTAGTTTAGAAATTACTAGTTTAATCTCCCGAATTTTATTTGCAAATAAAATAGCCCGAGCCAGACTGCTTTTAGGGTTTGAAGTGTCAGAAAATATATTACCATGATGTACAAGGCAAACATTTTTATATTCGTATTCTTTATTTAACTCTGCAATTTTTTCGAGATCTGCTATTCTATCCATTTTTACAACTTTCCAGATGTCATTATAGACTCTGTTAAATTGTAAAGTACCTCCAAGTTCTAAAACAATCAAAAGATTTATTTCCGTTTTATTTACAACTATTTTTTTATCTTGAAAACTAGTATTACCATTAACTTCTTTTATTCTAAATGTTCTTTCCATTTTTTTAGTTATTAGTTTACATTTTCAATTGCGATTTCTTCTTTTAAAATAGCAAGTCCATCGGTATTTACTTCACCAGTAAATTTTACTTGTTTGGTGTTTTCTTTAACGTCTTTTCCGTCTATTTCATCTATTATAACAACGATTGTTTCTCCTTCTTTGTAGTTTTTCGTTTCTACAACCAGGCTTACTTTGTCTCCAATATTTGCAGTATCTATTTCTCTGTCTAAATTTCCATTTTTCCAGGTAACATTTAATATTTCCTTTGTCAAAGGCGTTATCACAGACGGCGAATAATTATCAAGTACGACTATTTTTGGTCCAGTTTGAAGCGGATCTGTAATTTTGATATTTCCTCCAACAGTACATTTTAGTGTTGAGGTTTGTAAAAGAGCTTTTTTATCTCCTTCGAATACATTACTTGCAGGTTTTTCCCATTTAGGCACCAAAGCAGGACTACATGTTTTTTGAGTTATTGCACAGATTCCAGT is a window encoding:
- a CDS encoding DUF4280 domain-containing protein, translated to MATKYVCKGALCVCDQGGIGGVLDVKSQNKIFVQEKLMATDSDITFETLLTGICAITQKTCSPALVPKWEKPASNVFEGDKKALLQTSTLKCTVGGNIKITDPLQTGPKIVVLDNYSPSVITPLTKEILNVTWKNGNLDREIDTANIGDKVSLVVETKNYKEGETIVVIIDEIDGKDVKENTKQVKFTGEVNTDGLAILKEEIAIENVN